One segment of Ureibacillus thermophilus DNA contains the following:
- the plsX gene encoding phosphate acyltransferase PlsX — protein MKIAIDGMGGDHAPKAIIEGVNEALKDFSNIEIQLYGKKEELEKYIIQSERLEIIHCEEVITGDDEPVRSIRRKKDSSMTRMLEAVSEGKADACISAGNTGAYMSGGLFKVGRIEGVLRPALATTLPTIDGKGFLMLDLGANAEAKPENLVQYAIMGNIYAKNVRGIENPRVGLLNIGTEEHKGNELTKAVYEILQQADLNFIGNVEARDLLDGVADVVVTDGFTGNMVLKSIEGTAGALMKMMKEVFMTSTKGKIGALLVKNELKSLKNKLDYSEHGGALLFGLQAPVVKAHGSSDSRAIYNTIRQAASMVESDIVNVMKKAILESQKDHE, from the coding sequence ATGAAAATCGCAATTGATGGCATGGGAGGAGATCATGCTCCCAAAGCCATTATAGAAGGTGTCAATGAAGCATTAAAGGATTTTTCGAACATCGAAATTCAACTTTATGGCAAAAAAGAAGAGTTAGAGAAATATATTATACAAAGTGAACGATTAGAAATCATTCATTGTGAAGAAGTCATTACAGGGGATGATGAACCGGTACGCTCCATCCGCCGGAAAAAAGATTCATCCATGACCCGCATGTTGGAAGCCGTTTCAGAAGGAAAAGCAGATGCTTGTATTTCTGCGGGCAACACAGGCGCCTATATGTCGGGCGGATTATTTAAAGTAGGCCGCATTGAAGGGGTGTTGAGACCTGCCCTTGCTACAACGCTTCCGACAATTGACGGCAAAGGATTTCTTATGCTAGATTTAGGCGCCAATGCGGAAGCAAAACCAGAAAATCTTGTTCAATATGCCATTATGGGTAATATTTATGCCAAAAATGTGCGAGGCATTGAGAATCCACGGGTCGGTTTGTTGAATATCGGAACGGAAGAACATAAAGGAAATGAACTGACAAAAGCAGTGTATGAAATACTGCAGCAGGCGGATTTGAATTTTATCGGCAATGTGGAAGCCCGCGATTTACTAGACGGTGTTGCGGATGTGGTTGTAACAGATGGCTTTACTGGAAATATGGTGTTAAAGTCCATTGAAGGAACAGCAGGTGCTTTAATGAAAATGATGAAAGAAGTGTTTATGACCTCTACAAAAGGAAAAATCGGCGCACTGCTTGTGAAAAATGAATTAAAATCATTAAAAAATAAATTGGACTATTCTGAGCACGGAGGCGCATTGCTTTTCGGTTTGCAGGCACCCGTTGTCAAAGCCCACGGTTCATCCGACTCAAGAGCCATTTATAATACAATTCGCCAAGCTGCTTCAATGGTTGAGTCAGACATAGTCAATGTAATGAAAAAGGCCATTTTAGAAAGCCAGAAAGATCATGAGTAA
- the rnc gene encoding ribonuclease III produces the protein MTNRKKGNHQKNGVYPDQVKQQFEELEEQLNISFKNKNLLYQAFTHSSYVNEHRKKHFTDNERLEFLGDAVLELSISKYLFDRYPHMSEGELTKLRAAIVCEPSLVIFANELNFGKYVLLGKGEELTGGRERPALLADVFESYIGALYLDQGMEKVFQFLERVVFPKVEVGAFSHVMDFKSQLQELVQQSNTGVLHYEIIDERGPAHNRTFVSRVLLNDQELGIGRGKSKKEAEQQAAQNAMVALNQSLHKEE, from the coding sequence ATGACAAACAGAAAAAAAGGTAACCACCAAAAAAATGGAGTATATCCTGACCAAGTAAAACAACAATTTGAAGAGCTTGAAGAGCAATTAAATATCTCTTTTAAAAATAAAAATTTATTGTACCAAGCTTTCACCCATTCATCCTATGTGAATGAGCATCGGAAAAAGCATTTTACGGATAATGAACGTCTTGAATTTTTAGGAGACGCCGTACTGGAACTCTCCATTTCAAAATATCTTTTTGACCGTTATCCGCATATGAGCGAAGGCGAATTGACGAAGCTTCGGGCAGCCATTGTTTGTGAACCTTCCCTCGTCATTTTCGCCAATGAATTAAATTTTGGAAAATATGTACTGCTTGGAAAAGGGGAAGAACTGACAGGAGGAAGAGAACGGCCAGCTCTTCTTGCCGATGTATTTGAATCATATATCGGCGCCCTTTACCTAGACCAAGGAATGGAAAAAGTCTTTCAATTTTTAGAAAGGGTTGTGTTCCCGAAAGTCGAAGTCGGTGCTTTTTCGCATGTGATGGATTTCAAAAGCCAACTTCAAGAATTGGTGCAGCAATCCAATACCGGTGTATTGCATTATGAAATTATCGATGAAAGAGGACCGGCGCACAATCGGACATTCGTTTCCCGGGTGTTATTAAACGACCAGGAACTTGGCATTGGCCGCGGCAAATCAAAAAAAGAAGCGGAACAACAAGCTGCGCAAAATGCGATGGTCGCTTTAAATCAGTCCCTACACAAGGAGGAATAG
- the fabD gene encoding ACP S-malonyltransferase, whose amino-acid sequence MSKIAFIFPGQGSQKVGMGAELVANDEACKAFYDRADEALNFKLSNYMLEGPQEELTLTYHAQPALLTTGVMIASKLMKAGITPDYTAGHSLGEYGSFVIAESLSFEDAVKIVHKRGLYMNEAVPAGQGAMAAILGMEEEPLKEVCAEITQGGDLVQLANLNCPGQIVISGTKAGVEKASQLAKERGAKRAIPLDVSGPFHCELMKPAAVQLEKEIEQVAISQPKIPVISNVQAEILEDVESIKKEMVEQVYSPVQWERDVRKMLELGVTTFIECGPGKVLSGLVRKIDRSAKTYCVYDEATFEEVVKELKG is encoded by the coding sequence ATGTCAAAAATAGCGTTTATATTTCCGGGACAAGGCTCCCAAAAAGTAGGCATGGGGGCGGAACTAGTAGCAAACGATGAAGCTTGCAAAGCATTTTATGATCGTGCAGATGAGGCATTGAATTTTAAACTATCTAACTATATGTTGGAAGGGCCTCAAGAGGAATTAACGTTGACTTATCATGCCCAACCGGCGCTTCTTACAACCGGCGTGATGATTGCATCCAAATTAATGAAAGCCGGAATTACGCCGGATTATACAGCAGGACATTCATTAGGGGAATATGGTTCCTTTGTGATTGCAGAATCTCTTTCTTTCGAAGATGCGGTAAAAATCGTTCATAAACGAGGCCTTTATATGAATGAAGCGGTGCCAGCAGGACAAGGCGCCATGGCAGCCATTCTAGGAATGGAAGAAGAGCCATTAAAAGAAGTCTGCGCTGAAATTACCCAAGGCGGAGATTTAGTTCAACTCGCCAATTTAAATTGTCCTGGCCAAATCGTGATTTCCGGAACAAAGGCAGGTGTGGAAAAGGCATCTCAACTTGCGAAGGAAAGAGGGGCAAAAAGAGCTATTCCTCTTGATGTAAGCGGTCCTTTCCATTGCGAGTTGATGAAGCCCGCCGCTGTTCAATTAGAAAAGGAAATTGAACAAGTGGCCATCTCCCAGCCAAAAATACCGGTGATCAGCAATGTTCAGGCGGAAATTTTGGAAGATGTGGAATCCATCAAAAAGGAAATGGTGGAGCAAGTTTATAGCCCAGTGCAATGGGAAAGAGATGTCCGCAAAATGCTGGAATTGGGCGTGACGACATTTATCGAATGTGGCCCAGGAAAAGTGCTATCAGGACTTGTGCGCAAAATCGACCGTTCAGCTAAAACATATTGCGTATACGATGAAGCAACTTTCGAGGAAGTTGTGAAGGAATTAAAGGGGTGA
- the fabG gene encoding 3-oxoacyl-[acyl-carrier-protein] reductase, translating to MGKLEGKTAVVTGASRGIGRAIALELAKEGANVVVNYSGSKEKAEEVVEEILKMGKKAIAVQANVADNDSVQNLMKTTLDEFGSIDILVNNAGITRDNLLMRMKEDEWDDVIQTNLKGVFLCTKAVTRQMMKQRSGRIINIASVVGVTGNAGQANYTAAKAGVIGFTKTTARELASRNILVNAVAPGFITTEMTDALPEEVKNTMLSQIPLSKFGKPEHVAKAVVFLASDDAEYITGQVLHVDGGIAM from the coding sequence ATGGGAAAATTAGAAGGGAAAACGGCAGTGGTGACAGGAGCTTCCAGGGGAATCGGACGTGCCATTGCCCTTGAACTCGCGAAAGAAGGAGCCAATGTTGTTGTCAATTACAGCGGCAGCAAAGAAAAAGCAGAAGAAGTAGTGGAAGAAATTTTAAAAATGGGTAAAAAAGCCATTGCTGTTCAAGCAAATGTTGCGGATAATGATTCCGTACAAAACTTAATGAAAACAACATTGGATGAGTTTGGCTCCATCGACATTCTTGTAAATAATGCTGGCATTACCCGAGATAATTTGTTGATGCGCATGAAGGAAGATGAATGGGATGACGTCATTCAAACCAATTTAAAAGGCGTGTTTCTTTGCACAAAAGCGGTTACTCGCCAAATGATGAAACAACGTTCCGGCCGCATCATCAATATTGCTTCGGTTGTCGGCGTGACAGGCAATGCAGGACAAGCCAATTACACAGCTGCAAAAGCAGGGGTTATTGGGTTTACGAAAACGACTGCGAGAGAATTAGCATCAAGAAATATTTTAGTGAATGCGGTTGCGCCGGGATTTATTACAACGGAAATGACCGATGCGCTGCCAGAAGAAGTGAAAAACACGATGCTATCCCAAATTCCGCTATCTAAATTCGGCAAGCCAGAGCATGTGGCAAAAGCGGTTGTGTTTTTAGCCTCTGATGATGCTGAATATATTACTGGTCAAGTCCTTCATGTAGATGGCGGCATTGCGATGTAA
- a CDS encoding acyl carrier protein, with protein MSTVLERVTKVIVDRLGVDESEVTEQASFREDLGADSLDVVELVMELEDEFDMEISDEDAEKIVTVGDAVKYIESKLN; from the coding sequence ATGAGCACAGTATTAGAACGTGTAACAAAAGTAATCGTTGACCGCCTTGGCGTTGACGAAAGCGAAGTAACAGAACAAGCATCTTTCCGTGAAGATTTAGGTGCTGATTCATTAGACGTTGTTGAATTAGTAATGGAATTAGAAGATGAATTCGATATGGAAATCTCTGATGAAGATGCAGAAAAAATCGTTACTGTTGGAGATGCAGTTAAGTATATTGAAAGTAAATTAAACTAA